A stretch of Desulfoplanes formicivorans DNA encodes these proteins:
- a CDS encoding DUF6868 family protein → MEIQTLTTFFMWCTIINGLLLVFWSLMHMLVPDLVYGIQSRFFPIPRETFHVVFYCFLGLFKIIFLIFNVVPYVALLIIG, encoded by the coding sequence ATGGAGATCCAGACACTAACAACATTTTTCATGTGGTGCACAATCATAAATGGGTTGCTGTTGGTTTTCTGGAGCTTAATGCACATGCTTGTTCCGGATTTGGTGTATGGTATACAAAGCAGATTCTTTCCGATTCCAAGAGAAACCTTTCATGTGGTGTTTTACTGTTTCCTGGGGTTATTCAAAATTATCTTTCTTATATTCAATGTTGTTCCGTATGTGGCTCTGTTGATTATCGGATAA
- a CDS encoding peroxiredoxin has product MEETKLNMPLLGDALPELKVQTTHGPMNIPGDLKGTWFVLFSHPADFTPVCTTEFVAFQKRYAEFEKLGCKLIGMSVDQVFSHIKWVQWIKEELDVEITFPIVAANDSVALKLGMLHPGKGTNTVRAVFIVDPEGKVRLIMYYPQEVGRNIDEIVRSVKALQISDKQGAVAAGWPENELIDDRIIIPPASNQKDAEQRLEKTDEFECFDWWFCHKPLEK; this is encoded by the coding sequence ATGGAAGAAACAAAACTGAACATGCCGTTACTTGGGGATGCCCTTCCTGAATTGAAGGTTCAAACAACACACGGGCCCATGAACATCCCCGGCGACCTCAAGGGAACCTGGTTTGTCCTGTTCAGCCATCCCGCAGATTTCACCCCTGTTTGTACAACCGAGTTTGTGGCCTTTCAAAAACGATATGCAGAATTTGAAAAACTTGGTTGTAAATTGATCGGCATGTCCGTTGACCAGGTATTTTCCCACATCAAATGGGTACAATGGATTAAAGAAGAACTTGATGTCGAAATCACCTTTCCCATTGTTGCTGCCAATGATTCAGTTGCTCTCAAACTCGGCATGCTGCATCCCGGCAAGGGAACCAATACGGTGCGGGCAGTATTCATTGTTGATCCCGAGGGAAAGGTACGCCTGATCATGTATTATCCCCAGGAAGTAGGTAGAAATATTGATGAAATTGTCCGTTCGGTCAAAGCTCTTCAAATATCCGATAAGCAGGGAGCTGTTGCAGCAGGCTGGCCTGAAAATGAGCTCATCGACGACAGAATCATCATTCCTCCGGCAAGCAATCAAAAAGATGCAGAACAACGTCTTGAGAAGACGGATGAATTTGAATGTTTTGACTGGTGGTTCTGCCACAAGCCTTTGGAAAAATAA
- a CDS encoding STAS/SEC14 domain-containing protein, protein MKVIRHGLSIGMERTGDEFFLTLTVQGKLTHEDYEVMTPIIDSALSKVKTPKVKALVDVTKLEGLEARAAWDDFKMGLKHGNAFEKISILGNKKWPKLAAQVGSWFIAGEMQFFDNENDALSWLNE, encoded by the coding sequence ATGAAAGTTATAAGACATGGTTTGTCCATCGGCATGGAAAGGACAGGGGATGAATTTTTTCTTACTTTAACTGTCCAAGGAAAGCTGACTCATGAAGATTATGAAGTAATGACACCCATAATAGATTCAGCATTGTCAAAAGTTAAAACGCCCAAGGTTAAAGCTCTTGTGGATGTGACGAAATTAGAAGGCCTGGAAGCAAGGGCTGCGTGGGATGATTTCAAGATGGGGTTAAAGCATGGCAATGCTTTTGAAAAAATATCCATATTGGGGAACAAAAAATGGCCCAAGCTGGCTGCTCAAGTTGGTAGCTGGTTTATAGCAGGGGAAATGCAATTTTTTGATAATGAAAATGATGCCTTGTCCTGGCTCAATGAATGA